One genomic window of Notamacropus eugenii isolate mMacEug1 chromosome 6, mMacEug1.pri_v2, whole genome shotgun sequence includes the following:
- the PCDH20 gene encoding protocadherin-20 translates to MTAVSLGMNCPGNERRSRTLGVSWLPVNRQQPLDMGHFYGPRSSTSRRNLPHLFLFFLFVGPFNCFASYSRATELFYSLNEGLPAGVLIGSLAEDLQLVPQAASAEAAVTAGSEKDQQLHQHHHQGEEWDHPLSFSLASQGLGDQYVTLDNRSGELHTSEHEIDREALCLEGGGGGGGGGGGRNGISVSSSPSSESCVLLLDVLVLPQEYFRFVKVKIAIRDINDNAPQFPVSQIAVSVPENAPVNTRLAIEHPALDPDVGINGVQTYRLLDYHGVFTLDVEENENGERTPYLIVMGALDRETQDQYVTIIIAEDGGSPPLMGSATLTIGISDINDNCPLFTDSQINVTVYGNVTVGTPVAAVLAVDRDLGANAQITYSYSQKVPQVSKDLFYLDEITGVIKLFKKIEGNVLRLHKLTILANGPGCIPAVITVLVTVIKVVFRPPEIVPRYIANEVEGVVYLKELEPINTPVAFFTIRDPEDKYKVNCHLDGDGPFRLSPYQPYNNEYLLETAKSLDYETQQLYEITVVAWNSEGFHVKKVIKIQILDDNDNAPVFTQPLIEVSIEENNAPNAFLTKLHAIDADSGERGQVSYFLGADAPSYFSLDKITGILTVSTQLDREEKERYRYTVKAVDSGIPPQESIATVAITVLDKNDNSPRFINKDFSFFVPENFPGFGEIGVISVTDADAGRNGWVALSVMNQSDIFVIDTGKGMLRAKVSLDREQQSSYILWVEAVDGGEPALSSTAKITILLLDINDNPPLVLFPQSNMSYLLVLPSTLPGSPVTEVYAVDKDTGMNAVIAYSIIGRRGPRPESFKIDPKTGNITLEETLMRNDYGLYRLLVKVSDHGYPEPLYSTVMVNLFVNDTVSNESYIESLLRKEPEIRIEEKEPQISMEPTHRKVESASCVPTLVALSVISLGSITLVTGMGIYICLRKGKKHHQENDNLEVQIPLKGKLDLHMIERKPMEISNI, encoded by the exons ATGACTGCAGTTTCACTGGGAATGAACTGCCCAGGGAATGAGAGGCGCTCACGAACCCTAGGAGTCAGCTGGCTGCCAGTGAACAGGCAGCAGCCTCTGGATATGGGGCATTTCTACGGTCCCAGGAGCAGCACCAGTCGGAGGAACCTGCCG catctgtttctgtttttcctcttcgTGGGACCTTTCAACTGCTTCGCAAGTTACAGTCGAGCAACGGAGCTTTTCTACAGCCTGAACGAGGGGCTACCGGCAGGAGTGCTCATCGGAAGCCTCGCTGAGGACCTGCAGCTGGTCCCCCAAGCAGCatcagcagaagcagcagtgacAGCAGGGAGTGAAAAAGATCAGCAATTGCATCAGCACCACCACCAGGGAGAGGAATGGGATCACCCTCTTTCCTTCAGTTTGGCGTCCCAGGGGCTGGGTGATCagtatgtgaccctagacaaccGTTCAGGGGAGCTGCACACTTCTGAGCACGAGATCGACCGGGAGGCACTGTGTCTtgaaggaggtgggggaggtggaggtgggggaggaggaaggaatggcATCTCAGTATCCTCTTCACCTTCCTCAGAATCTTGCGTCTTGCTCCTAGACGTTCTGGTCCTGCCTCAGGAGTACTTCAGATTTGTGAAAGTGAAAATTGCCATTCGAGACATCAATGACAAtgctcctcagtttcctgtttCCCAAATTGCTGTGTCGGTTCCTGAAAATGCACCTGTCAACACCCGATTAGCCATTGAACATCCAGCTTTGGACCCAGATGTGGGCATTAATGGGGTTCAGACCTATCGACTCTTGGACTATCATGGTGTCTTTACCTTGGATGTTGAGGAGAACGAGAATGGAGAGCGCACCCCATACTTAATTGTCATGGGGGCATTGGACAGGGAGACTCAAGACCAGTATGTAACCATCATCATAGCAGAAGATGGTGGCTCTCCACCTCTCATGGGCAGTGCCACTCTCACAATTGGCATCAGTGATATTAATGACAATTGTCCCCTTTTCACAGACTCACAGATCAATGTGACTGTGTATGGAAATGTTACAGTGGGCACCCCTGTAGCAGCTGTCCTGGCTGTGGATAGAGACTTAGGTGCCAATGCTCAGATCACCTACTCCTACAGCCAGAAGGTACCACAGGTATCAAAAGACTTGTTCTACCTGGATGAAATCACTGGAGTCATTAAACTCTTCAAAAAGATTGAGGGCAATGTTCTTCGACTACATAAGCTCACTATACTTGCCAATGGACCTGGCTGCATTCCAGCTGTAATCACTGTCCTGGTAACCGTCATCAAAGTAGTTTTTCGTCCACCTGAGATAGTTCCTCGTTATATTGCTAATGAAGTTGAAGGAGTTGTTTACCTAAAGGAGTTGGAACCCATCAATACCCCAGTTGCATTTTTTACTATCAGAGATCCAgaagataaatataaagtgaattgCCACCTGGATGGAGATGGACCATTTCGATTATCTCCCTATCAACCATACAATAATGAATACTTATTAGAAACTGCAAAATCTTTGGATTATGAGACACAGCAGCTCTATGAGATAACTGTGGTGGCCTGGAACTCAGAGGGATTTCATGTTAAGAAGGTGATTAAAATACAGATTCTAGATGACAATGACAATGCACCTGTTTTCACTCAACCACTGATAGAAGTatctattgaagaaaataatgcaccAAATGCCTTTCTGACAAAGTTGCATGCCATAGATGCTGACAGTGGAGAAAGAGGTCAAGTTTCTTATTTCCTTGGAGCTGATGCACCATCATATTTTTCATTAGACAAGATTACAGGGATTCTTACTGTGTCCACTCAGttggacagagaagaaaaagagaggtacAGGTACACAGTAAAAGCAGTTGACTCTGGGATACCACCTCAAGAGTCAATAGCTACAGTTGCCATCACGGTGTTGGACAAAAATGACAATAGCCCTAGGTTTATCAACAAGGATTTCAGCTTTTTTGTGCCAGAAAATTTCCCAGGGTTTGGTGAAATTGGAGTAATCAGTGTCACAGATGCAGATGCAGGACGGAATGGATGGGTTGCCCTTTCAGTGATGAATCAGAGTGACATTTTTGTCATAGACACTGGAAAAGGCATGTTGAGAGCAAAAGTCTCTCTGGATAGGGAGCAACAAAGTTCCTATATTTTGTGGGTTGAAGCTGTTGATGGAGGTGAACCTGCCCTCTCCTCTACAGCAAAAATAACAATTCTTCTTCTTGATATCAATGACAACCCTCCTCTTGTCCTGTTTCCTCAGTCAAATATGTCTTATCTATTGGTCCTACCTTCTACTCTACCTGGCTCACCAGTTACAGAAGTCTATGCTGTTGACAAAGACACTGGTATGAATGCAGTCATAGCTTATAGCATCATAGGAAGAAGAGGTCCTCGGCCTGAATCCTTTAAGATAGACCCCAAAACTGGTAACATTACTTTGGAAGAGACATTGATGCGGAATGATTATGGGCTTTATCGCTTGCTGGTTAAAGTGAGTGACCACGGTTATCCTGAGCCCCTCTACTCTACTGTCATGGTAAATCTATTTGTCAATGACACTGTTAGCAATGAGAGCTACATTGAGAGTCTATTGCGAAAAGAACCTGAGATCAGGATTGAGGAAAAAGAACCACAAATTTCAATGGAACCTACTCACCGAAAAGTGGAATCAGCCTCTTGTGTGCCCACTTTAGTCGCCCTGTCTGTGATAAGTTTGGGGTCCATCACATTAGTCACTGGGATGggaatatacatatgtctaaggaaggggaaaaagcatCACCAGGAAAATGACAATTTGGAAGTACAAATTCCACTGAAAGGAAAGCTTGACTTACACATGATAGAGAGGAAACCAATGGAGATTTCTAATATTTGA